From Pristiophorus japonicus isolate sPriJap1 chromosome 7, sPriJap1.hap1, whole genome shotgun sequence, one genomic window encodes:
- the msgn1 gene encoding mesogenin-1: MDNLLKTLLEMDDSLGLINMEMVSDFSWKVEADKFEPSRVPSPQSFSPASSFESFYPSPPHHAEVTSSPPGDTHFSQSFPQTWVFEEHGTPSRRSQGLPKTKMSGKRRIKASEREKLRMRRLASALHTLRSFLPPVYSQSGQTLTKIQTLHCAIRYISELSTLLAQGRSNNSGHSM; this comes from the coding sequence ATGGACAATCTTCTAAAAACTCTGCTAGAAATGGACGACAGTTTGGGACTGATTAATATGGAAATGGTTTCAGACTTTAGCTGGAAAGTTGAAGCAGACAAGTTTGAGCCAAGCCGGGTTCCATCGCCTCAAAGTTTCTCACCAGCATCATCTTTTGAATCCTTCtatccttctcctcctcatcacGCAGAAGTGACCAGCAGTCCGCCTGGAGACACTCATTTCTCGCAATCCTTTCCGCAAACCTGGGTCTTTGAAGAGCACGGTACACCATCCCGGAGGTCCCAGGGACTGCCCAAAACAAAGATGTCAGGTAAACGCAGGATAAAAGCGAGCGAGAGGGAAAAGCTAAGAATGAGGAGGCTTGCTAGTGCTCTTCACACACTCCGGAGTTTTCTACCACCCGTCTACAGCCAAAGTGGGCAGACTCTCACCAAAATCCAGACTTTGCACTGTGCCATCCGGTACATTTCTGAACTTTCCACCTTATTGGCTCAAGGAAGAAGTAACAATTCAGGACATAGTATGTGA